The following nucleotide sequence is from Bactrocera oleae isolate idBacOlea1 chromosome 2, idBacOlea1, whole genome shotgun sequence.
TATACTATAGTTCatcgtataatattggatttaCTATAGTTCAATGATGacaatatgtgaatttagtctacgtAATACTCGAACTCtcaaatactacatatattgagtTTCGTTATTTTATGgaaccttatgccgaacatgtcgtGCAATGtgtgtattgtatatttatattgtctgaaaaatgatctcaagtatacctcagaaatgtcaaaattaacttaatcaGCCTATCCGTTTCTCTGTTTATAGTCTgcataataatttccgactttccacctgacaaaatgtctgatacttaataaaattaaatgaacaagttttcttaaaaattgtgtgggaatatgaatgaaattggtctacaCTTTTGTCCAAACCTTTTATCCCTTaaataatgaattgcgatcctATGGTATCTATATGGTATCTGTCTTAAATAACTTACCTGGAGAGTTTTGAAATCTTTCTTGTTGCTAAATTCAGTCCACCTCACTCAGATGTATTGATATCAGAAGTCTCTGGAATAGAAATTATGTTGGAAGTGGGTGCTCTTCTAATTGGGAATATAAATAAGTACGGAGAGCCTTTACTCTCAGCAGGAAAGAAAGTTCGCTCCAAGGCACGATAATGACATGTAACCATCTCACTAAATTTGTGACaagcacaaagcgctttgttaATACACGAGGGTATGTTTTGATTTATACGTAGGAGTTCTAGGCATCACAAAGGACCCGCGTTTTTACAAATCTAAACAACGAATACCATGTCTTCAAGCAGATTACAGTAGTTCCAAAAGTAGGTATCTAGTCTTACCTAAAAACAAGATGAATTTCCGAATTAAAACTATaaagtaacttttttttttatcaaatacaaCAATTTGGATAACCAGCAAGAGATATTTCATTATGATTTAATTTCGGTTTTCGGATCGAGTTTCCAAcgatttaaaaagtaaaaaattatgttaatgtAGCTTTACCATATATTTAGTTACTCCAACTgagactttttaatttttcttcaaggATGACTCATGAGTCTGATTTCTTGCAAACctgattttagtttaaaaattttacttattttgtatTATCATTTTCACTGCTCTTAAACCAGAATTGCAAACACttaaacatatattaataatatcttctaaaatatttatcaacgtTTCTGCTGCCCTAAAATCCACGCTCGCCAACGCACGCTAACCAATTCGACCGCAAATATAGCGGAGGCCATCGTCCAAGCAAAGCCAAAGAAGGGCCACATGAACGAAAAATATGCCATATCAAGTGGTTGATCCTGCGCATGATCTCCTTGTGAAAGACTTTTAATGATACCAGAGCGCACCGCTTCCACATATGTTGTATAAATCAAATACTTTTGCAAACCATGGTCTACAATGCGCGTAAGAAACAGATCAATAGACTCCTTGAAAATCGAATTTCGCGACAGAAAGATGCAGTGAAATAGATGCCGCTTCAAACAGATGTCTGTCATACGGAATATCGGTTGCTTCAGCTTGCGCATTTGCAGCTTAACGAAGTACCATGAAAATAGGTCAGTCAGATAAGCGTAACTGGTGTTGAAACTTGATTGCAGCTCAAGCTGCAGCTCGGCTGAGTCGACAATCTCCAGTGAGTGCTCAAAGTGCGCACATATCTCATCACACCACATACGCACATAAGCGTAGAAACGCTTCGAGAGAAGCACTTTGTGACCATCTTCGTTCAAATCATGCCAACTCTTCGGATTGCGCACCATTGTCGGCTTAGTCATAAACGTATTTAGATTAGCCGTAAACTGTGTGTAAAGGCATAAGGAGTATACGGCCGATACACAGATTATCAAACGTAACGTGACCAAGTGTTGCATGCGCAGCTGATGCACTACGCCGAAATTCGACGATAAATAGTTGGGCTCCAGCAGTGCAGCGAACAAGTTTTTGTGAAATCGCCGACCGGCGCGCCTGTATTGCAGACGTCTACATAAATAGAATAGCATAATGGACGACGAGCAGCTGAGCAGCGAAAATGTCAGATGTCGCCAATCGCTATAGATGACGAGGAAACTCCAAAATGAATGATGATCCCCAATCGGCGCCATGATGTACAAGCCGCTGACACCAAAAGGTATTGATGCCTCATCGAAATTGTTTGCTATTTCAAGGTACTTGCGACTCGTCGGTATATCGAGCTGGTTGCTGTCCATGAGTTCGATTATTCTGACGGCAATGCTGTTGTCATTGAGTATTACCGGTATTGGATAAGTGAGTGTGGCATTGAGGTAGTTTGCATATGTCTCCATAAGTTTTTGCACATATCCACCAATCTTCACCTGACCATCGAGCTCATATGTGAATGACCATGGATATATTTGATCGGGTATCGTGCGTATGCCGAAGCCTTGTAGGTCTAACATGCGCCGTGGAAACACCGCCACACCGTTAGCACCAAATATTTTCGCTTCCAATTCGAAACTCGGAAATATGCTGTAACtatgaaatattttcgtttCTGGAAAGTCTTCAAAGATCACGACTACATTGAGTAATTTTTCCGCCTCGCAATAACGAAAAACTTGCCTCAAGTACGGTTCTACTGTTTCGTGTGTTGGCCGCTCAGCGCTGATGAGTATAATACGCTTCTGTCGCATGCGTTCGAGTGTGGTGGCGAGTGTCGGCAGTACCATCTCGAAATCTGTGAGTTGTGCTATGATAAGCATATCTCTATTAAACCTGTTTGCGATTTCTTGATCGGTGGTATTGCCAGTTAGTATGATAACGGGTTTCTTAAAGCGCTCAGTAATATCCTGTAAGAATAGATTTAGTACTTCGCTCTCTCTTGGCTCACCGTAGAACAAGCAATTCTCAAAATATTCCTCGTCGTTTATTGAATCTAGAAAGTCCTTATATCGATGTAGATCGCGATTTGTATTATTCTCTCCAAAAATTGCCATTTCAATGAAGCCTATATGCATCATTGCAAAAGTTGTCAAGAGCAGAACTATTTGCCGAGCAGTCGCCATTTTGTGAGATGTCCCGGAAGTTCAGCGGACAATGATTTACTGCTAATATTACTTTAGGTAATGCGCACAATAGAATTACAATCCATTATATATACTAGTGAACTTACTTACTAACCgcactttttaaataattatctcaCAATAATTTTTACGCAATTATTTTCTgatgatattttaaatatgtggtattacttgtattattatCTTAGTTTCTGAATTAAATAAGCATAATTTGTTACTTTGCTATAATCGTCTGAATGTTTTTAAAGGGTTTACTTTAGCGCGTCTCTCCTTTGTTTGCTTCGTAATATAACGGTGATATACGCagtaaagttattaattttaattggcctCTCTCTTCCTCTTAGGGTTATTGGTAAAGCTATCTAGCTCTATATCGCGTGACTGACTGAATTATGCATCCAGAAAATAAATCGACGTAGGAAAGCTCGAACAGCaacttgaaaattatttaaacaaaaggtAATTCTAtctaaattattgaaaaattaaattgaataatttattcaagTTAGTAAATGCATGTCAAACGCACTTGGTTAGAACACTTCCTTTCGGTGTGAAATCGGCTATTAATcggataaaaaatgttaattttaaatattttctttagccAGTTTGCGTTGAGCCAGTTCCAAGCGGGGACTAGTTCTAATGAagttgtataaattttattgaaatccaCCGAGCCGTTTTTGAGCTACAATGGTCACTAGTTCAAAAAACAGACTTGTAGTTTGGGAAAACGCATTTGAAATCTTCCATTCTAGTTCCAGAGCGCCCGAAAATTCTCTGGTAATTTTTGCTCAAAAAGTATTTGAAGAACTTGCTTCAAATTTCCAGAGAATATTTCTAAGATAATATATCCGTACTCTATTAAACtgcaaaaaaatgatttttccaAATTCAAAACTAGTAAAAGTGTGATAAGCTGGCTTGTATGTGTATAACCttagattcaaaaagaagctcgatgtttgggtgccacacgaactaacgcaaaaaaacatgatggaccgaatttacatctgcgaatcgctgcagaatcgtaACAGAATccacccgtttctgaagcggattgtgactggcgatgaaaaatgggtcacttacgacaacatcgagcgcaaacgatcgtggtcaaagctcggggaagcggcccagacggtggacAAGaacggattgacggccaggaaggttttgttgtgtgtttgttgggattggcaaggaatcatctactacgagctgctcccctatggccaaacgctcaattcggccctctactgccaacaactggaccgcttgaaggcagcactcatccagaagaggccatctttggtCAACAGAGGCCGCATTGTGTTatatcaggacaacgccaggccacataCGTCTTTgatgacgcgccagaagctccgaaagctcggatgggaggtcctaatgcacccaccttatagtccggacctggcaccaagtgattaccatcttttcctgtccatggcgaacgcgcttaatggtgagaagttggcctcaagaggggcctgtgaaaattgactctccgagttttttgccaatagggacgcagccttcctAATAAATATAACAGTGGGCCAATGGGCGAAATTTGATACCAtttacgcctacttcccatataagaaAATACTAAGTTTCGTCAGATGCTTTTAGCtaacaatatatatgtaaatcagACACCAATGAAGATATCGGAATAATTCTTTGTACAAATAGTGCCTTCAGAGTGTTGTTTCTTTCCtttaaaaatggtcgaaattACACCACAAATTCTCAaggccccagataccgaatataaaGACTTTAGTAAATAAGGCCGACTTTACTTCGAAAATATCGCCCCAAGTGATCCGTTtgagatgattttataaaattaagagGACTTTTTCATTAGGATGTGGTCTGGAgcttcaaatatatacatatgtagatctCAGTAAAGTTTTACTTTATTCCAGAAATCATAACTCAAAAGACTTATTTGCGGAATCAAAATGGAAAGAAACCAACGGCGCTACTGACAATCCAACAAAACATCgaatgtaagttaaaaaaatataatttaatatctgAGAATAACACCACATGTCATTGCaagcacaacaaaagcaacaaataatcACACATGCTTTGGTGAATTTCAAATCAAACAAAAGACCAAGACATTACATATTGTGACGCAACACCCGGTCGTTCAGATCACATGCAACATTCACACACCCacctacaataataataacaacaacaacagcatatacttacataatatgaataaatgcatataaaaacGTCCGCAGACAACtgacaacaaataacaaattacaCAATGCTGCTATACACACAAAGGACGAACGGCGCGCCGGCCAGCGACGATTTCCATCAATGACATTTCGATGGAAATTcaacaaagcaacaaaacaCGTAAGCAGACAGGaattttccaaatatatatacatatacttacatatatatatatgtatttgtgtgtgtgtgaggcgcgtatttgattgcgatttgtttgtttgttatttggTGTCGGCGGCGAGCATGTCTTGGCTACCGCAAGCCCATTGCTGAGAGAGGCGTGCGAGCGTTGCGGGTCCAAGGGTATACGGCTGGATTGGTCGGTGCTGCGTTGAGCTATGGCGTCACCGACGCCTGTGGGCTAAACCGTGGGCGAACCACCCGCTGATCGAATCAAACGGCAATTGCAATGCCAATAACAAAGCGAAGTGAAAAAGGACAATCGAAGGGTTTGACAGGATCATCGCATGATTGCTGGCTAAAACTACCTTGTGCGCCTAATTGCGGCAGTTCAGAAATACACACATGCCACATGCacacttacatatgtttacatggCTTCGTAAGTAGAAATATGTGCCGCAATAAAGTGTCCTTCGTTGTGGTGTACCAACAGAGTGACGCCTACAGGAGAAATGAAGGTATGtgcatatagtatgtatgtatgaatgtatgtatttaacaaACTTCATCAATAGCCGGCTGTTGTTGAGCAGTCAAAGCGGGTGGCCCCATTATTTGCTGTGCCAATTGAATTTGGCTATTGAGTTATTAAGCTCACGGCAGGCAGTAATCGGGTATttgtgaatatatattatatattttagatgGGAAGTGGAATGTTGAATTAATTGATGAAATGTTTCGGATGAAAGTATTACAATAgaaagaaattgaatttaaaaccgATTAAATTACCTGAAATGAAGCTTAGAAAAGGGAACTGATGCACGAGAAGAGCCCGACGCTTGTGCGGAGGGGTTATTTAAGCGCGGTTTGTTATTACCAGAAACTGTGATTAttggctgttgttgttcttgttgttgttgtggtgacAGGAGCATTCaccaaataattttgaaacttaCTGTATTAGAAACCTCGAAAGTAAAATAACTCCACCCAACAAAGAACAAAAGTCATTTGAGCTCTAATGtgttatattttcttcaaaacttAAACACATACAAtctaattttttagatttttattttctttggggAGAAAACAACCAAGCAGAGGGTGgcacctttaaaaaaaaaatatggaagaCTTTAAGGCTATTCTTCTGTTAATTAATCGTAAATTCACATTCCCAACATACCTTCTTTGAAATTGTGTTCTATCCGTTACGCTTACAACGCATTTTATTCTCAGTCGATACTGTCCCATATCCTACTAGGACCTCTCTAAAAGTCACTTGATAAATGTGTTGAGCAGGACCTTTATCCAGTCTCGCTTCAATATCCTAACCTCTCAATGAAAATTAGCTGATCATAACTCTTTATCCCTATCCTTTGCCAACTCTTTTGTGTAATAGTCAAGCTCTAGAAATGGCGAGATCTCATAGATTAGtaagaagaaattatatttttgttgagcTAATCAAAGCGTCGTACTTCGGATAACATATTCCATCTTTTGAGAAACCTCTTTGTTTGCCGATAATTAACAGTTTGGTTATAGGTCAAATATTCTATCAATGACATGAACGAAAAATATGGTATAAGTATTTGTCAAAATAAAGTCCATGGTTTTAATCATTTGAAGTATTTCTGGTAGCCTCTTTACAATATTTGAAGTAGCACCCAACTCTGGTACTtgctttaaatatgtatatagtttcaAATACTGCCtctaaattgtattgaaaaccCAGTACAGtagagtaaaaatattttatatttatatttgaaaattttctggaATTATACTGTTTCAAGTcattatttgcatttgtttaaaAATCATCGCAGACTGCGtaatttgcatacaattttcGTTTCATTTTATCAGTGGTTGTGAAACCATATATACGCTCTCTGCGTTGAGATATTCGGGTCCTTTATTTGCtgtgaaaattgcaaaaacttcGTTGCTCCATAATTGCTCCATAATGGAACGGTACACAAAATCTACGTCAAACTCAGTTGATTGCTGTCATAGTTTTAATATGCTCTGATTAGATTTCGTAATCCTTTGATCCAAATCGTGTTTATCGATTAGAAATTCCGACATTTACTTTAgtccaattttattatttgggcTTCAAGCTCTCAAGCTGTGTGGTACACCAAATCAACGAATATATAGAgtatagtaaaaagaaatatattatatttctcaaATATGCCTTTAGTAACTTGTGTCTAGCATTGTTTAAGTGTGATCGGGTTCCGGCGTTACGAAGATACGATTTGCTTCTCAGAAAGTTTTGTAATTTCTTGACTCACTTGAATAGTGTTTATGGGCCTAACGTTGTCACACGCAATTGAGGTTTCATCATGATGAATGCTAATCGATTTTCCAGGAtctaaaaattgcataaaaaaccATTTGGAGCGATTAAAATAAGGTTGGGTACAAAAAGAAGCTCAATgtatgggtgccacacgagttaacgcaaaaaacatgatgttcCGAAATTACTCAAGCAAAAACGATCGTGGTCGAATTGCGGTGAGCCAGCCCGGAGTGACGATCAGAAAGCTTTTGCAATGTATATGGTCGGAATTGCAATGAATCATATACTATGAGCTTTTTATCTATTATCCAACTTTTATTTCGGTACTGTACTATCAACAATTAGACCGTCTGAAGGAAACATCAGGACAACGGCGGACTGCACACATCAATAGtaactcgccagaagctccgggagcttagTTATGAGCTTAGACTAATTTGTGGACcactttcacatattttcgacttatttaccgatatatgcgatataaagttaACCGAAACTTCGAAAATCTATCTATTACGTATATGGAAAAGAATTAtcttcgaatttctataatatatctcacagattgaccgatattttccataaaatgtGCGCTGTAGGGACTGGAGTCCACATTAcggttttatatcttaatttagtgcttagttatggcacataatatatattagattacgcccatctacgaactcgttctcacttttttttgcctaggaacacgtgtaccaagttttatcacGATATCTCACccattttactcaagttacagcttgcagacGGAAggtcggacagacagacatccagatttcaactcgtctcttcatcctgatcatttatatatgcataactccatatttatctcgattagttttaggtgataaaagtaagccttaggtgaacaaaactaataatatgttgcaagagtttaaTAAATGGAATTCAACAAAACGGTACATAGTTGACCATAATCGGATCATTCTAACAATgctgaataaaattatttatatatattcttttttatactctcgcaacctgttgttacagagtataatagttttgttcacctaacggttgtttgt
It contains:
- the LOC106621002 gene encoding uncharacterized protein, translated to MATARQIVLLLTTFAMMHIGFIEMAIFGENNTNRDLHRYKDFLDSINDEEYFENCLFYGEPRESEVLNLFLQDITERFKKPVIILTGNTTDQEIANRFNRDMLIIAQLTDFEMVLPTLATTLERMRQKRIILISAERPTHETVEPYLRQVFRYCEAEKLLNVVVIFEDFPETKIFHSYSIFPSFELEAKIFGANGVAVFPRRMLDLQGFGIRTIPDQIYPWSFTYELDGQVKIGGYVQKLMETYANYLNATLTYPIPVILNDNSIAVRIIELMDSNQLDIPTSRKYLEIANNFDEASIPFGVSGLYIMAPIGDHHSFWSFLVIYSDWRHLTFSLLSCSSSIMLFYLCRRLQYRRAGRRFHKNLFAALLEPNYLSSNFGVVHQLRMQHLVTLRLIICVSAVYSLCLYTQFTANLNTFMTKPTMVRNPKSWHDLNEDGHKVLLSKRFYAYVRMWCDEICAHFEHSLEIVDSAELQLELQSSFNTSYAYLTDLFSWYFVKLQMRKLKQPIFRMTDICLKRHLFHCIFLSRNSIFKESIDLFLTRIVDHGLQKYLIYTTYVEAVRSGIIKSLSQGDHAQDQPLDMAYFSFMWPFFGFAWTMASAIFAVELVSVRWRAWILGQQKR